In a single window of the Paramisgurnus dabryanus chromosome 23, PD_genome_1.1, whole genome shotgun sequence genome:
- the gal gene encoding galanin peptides isoform X2 codes for MQKCIGGVCASLIFCALLTQTIGMVIAAKEKRGWTLNSAGYLLGPHAIDNHRSLGDKHGLAGKREMPMEEDFKTGALRISDEDVVHTIIDFLSYLKLKEIGALDSLPSSFTSEEISQP; via the exons ATGCAAAAGTGTATCGGCGGAGTTTGTGCGTCTCTTATTTTTTGCGCACTTCTCACGCAGACAATCGGTATGGTCATTGCG GCAAAAGAGAAAAGAGGATGGACGCTCAACAGCGCTGGATATCTCCTCGGTCCTC ATGCCATAGATAATCACAGGAGCCTTGGCGACAAGCACGGACTGGCAGGCAAGAGAGAAATGCCCATGGAAGAGGATTTCAAGACGG GTGCTCTAAGAATATCAGATGAAGATGTTGTCCATACCATCATAGACTTTCTTTCATATCTCAAATTAAAAG AAATCGGGGCTCTCGACAGTCTGCCGTCCTCTTTCACATCAGAGGAGATAAGTCAACCCTAA
- the gal gene encoding galanin peptides isoform X1, with the protein MQKCIGGVCASLIFCALLTQTIGMVIAAKEKRGWTLNSAGYLLGPRRIDHLIQIKDTPSARGREDLLGQYAIDNHRSLGDKHGLAGKREMPMEEDFKTGALRISDEDVVHTIIDFLSYLKLKEIGALDSLPSSFTSEEISQP; encoded by the exons ATGCAAAAGTGTATCGGCGGAGTTTGTGCGTCTCTTATTTTTTGCGCACTTCTCACGCAGACAATCGGTATGGTCATTGCG GCAAAAGAGAAAAGAGGATGGACGCTCAACAGCGCTGGATATCTCCTCGGTCCTC GTCGTATTGATCACCTTATACAGATTAAGGATACTCCCAGTGCAAGGGGGAGAGAGGATCTGCTTGGTCAAT ATGCCATAGATAATCACAGGAGCCTTGGCGACAAGCACGGACTGGCAGGCAAGAGAGAAATGCCCATGGAAGAGGATTTCAAGACGG GTGCTCTAAGAATATCAGATGAAGATGTTGTCCATACCATCATAGACTTTCTTTCATATCTCAAATTAAAAG AAATCGGGGCTCTCGACAGTCTGCCGTCCTCTTTCACATCAGAGGAGATAAGTCAACCCTAA